gAGCCAAACGACACAGGTGTGAACATACCGACTTTTAAAGGAACAAGGCATAATGTTAATAAgctaatttatatgtatgagGGCTCATCCTGGAACCTTTATATTTATCTTCAAGTATATATCTTTACTGGTCCAGTATCtttaagtgtttttttctttgatatgtttaaaatggagagagaaagagagttcaGTGTCTAACACCTTCCATATTCTAAAAATTGTATGGGAAACTTTGACAGGTATGATTGGTTGGCAAAGAAGAGTCTTCGATCAGGGTACTTCCTTTGGGCAATGACTGCTTACGGTTTAGGTATGAGATACTAAATCTGGAACCATGCCCCCCTTGGACCTTGAGAAAATGTCTTACTACTGggaaattttcaagaaaatatagGCAACTGGAAAAACTATGTTGGTATCCAAGGAAAAATACTGAGTACCCATTTCACAAATCTCAGATGCATGCCACAATTAGAAAGAAGGTTCAACAATTAACCGATAAATTTCATCAGTATGCACTCACTAGTTTGTGATAGGATAACTATTAAATGGGAAAATGTTTCTGCCCTTTTCATTGATCATGTATCGGAGGGTGGCACGCTCTTTCTTCCCTACCACTCTATCTCTTCCTTTCATCTGACCTTGTTTTTCTCCTGTGTATGAAATATGATAGTAGTATATGACTCCAAGTTGTTCAAGAATAGTGTTCTCAACCCTTTGACTCAGTGGTATACTGTCACATTGACGTGCTGGAAGAGACGGGTTTTAATGTCAAGAAGTCATCAGACAGTATTACTGAACATTAACTTGTGCATATAGAATACATATATGATGCTGTAAAATGTCCTGCtctaattttactctaaattgttttgattttgttgatcaCATTGCCGGCATTAACGCGCAGGTCTCCTTGTCACATATGTTGCTTTGAACATGATGGACGGTCACGGCCAACCAGCTTTGCTTTACATTGTTCCATTCACACTAGGTAAGTTGGAATTTAGTTTAATAGATGATAAGCACCAGTTTCTTTTTACTCAATTGTTTGGTCATGAATGCAGGAACTTTTTTGACTTTGGGAAAGAAGAGAGGTGAGCTTAAAATCCTTTGGTCTAGAGGAGAGCCGGAATGGCCATGCCCACACATCCAACTCCAACCTTCCCAATAAAATGAAACCATGAAAGCATACTTGTTGTAATTGTCTGACAGAGTTTTAGGGTAAACAAGAATTTGGGAACTCTAACCTGGGTATACGTAGGACTGTATCATTTTTTGTGTTACtaaattatatctttaaatatcaACTGAtaaaggggggaaaaaaaagaatcttAAACCAGGAATACCGTATACATTTTACCTTTTAGCGGCGTGTGCAGTATTGTTCTAATTTCACATTGAGCTCACGCTGACCCCAAAATGAATAGAAAACTTGTTTGGCGGGTGCAAGGTGTAAAGGGGTGCATAggcagtttggatagtgagattagataaaaaaaaatttagatgaaagttgaataaaatattgttaaaatattatttttttaatattattattgttttgatatttgaaaaagttgaattttttattatattttgtgtgagaatttgaaaaaattgtaatgatgagatgtaGAGATGTAGAGATGTGCAACCGGATCCAGATCTGGATTATCCGACCATAACTGGATCCAGATTCTAAAAACCAGACAGTTATCCGCCTGGATTAATCTGGAAATAATCCGGACAGATAATCAAATTGAATTCGAATATCTAGATTGTAACCAGATTTAATCCGAATTTAAATATCCTGATTGTAACtggatttattaataatttgtttttataaaaagtaaaaaaatgttaaaactgtaaagaatatttttatagtacctttttttatatatatctttttttttttaaattacctGGTTACGTATAATCGAGTCATAAAATCATATCCATAACAGGATTCGGGTTTCTTTGAACCGTCCGGATACACTCGgataaaaaaattgagcttGGTTCTACACTTCTAataagatgagaagagatgagatgaaattatttctctatCCAAACGGACCATAGTCTTACTATGGGTTGGACAGGATCTGAGACAGAAATGGTTGCTACTAGTGGGTAATGAAATCAAGGGAACTTTGCATTTTGACACACCATAATGTAGAATTCTTCTATTTAGCCAATTCTTTAGGATCACACTTCCTAATGAAAAGTTAGCGATTTAACCAATTTCGTATAAAGAAACTTTTGAGGGTGCAGTGCATGAGACCAGAAGTTACTCTGCAAGAATAGGTCTGAAGAGCTCTCACTatcttggagaggttccccaacatattaaaaataatactaataatttgTTAAGCcaattctttaattttgaaataataataataataataataataagagccACAGTTGCCTTTGAAGGGGGAAGAAAAAACGAAAACACAGAGCCAAAACAGCAATTGACAACTTTGATCAGATACAAAATTCAGTTGTTTAGTAATCACgtaaaaagagaacaaaaatttGTAGAATACGAATCTAGACTTCTAGTGGCAAGAAACTAACACTACATACAAACATGTGACGTTGAGCATATTATATGGTTGGCTCAGGAaacacaattttcttttttcttttatttttgctaTTTCTTCCCCCTCATAGAATACAAGTTTGTACCCAGAATCAAAATTGCATCCGGGTTaagcacaaccaaccaaccaaccaaaacaaaaataaaaagaaaaataataaagaaaagaattaaaaaaagaaaaagaaaaagaaaaaatgagctCTCGTGTAATCCAACATCAGTGACAATACCAACTCTCTAAGTGTGTCTGTAAGCATCATCTGGTCAAAATTGTTTCAGCCATTGGCCAATCTGACAGAGCGCATCCATATTTTAGATATCATTTCCATTCCGGGTCTGGTCCTATTTCCATGCAAACAAATGATTCCATGAGTGCTGTAGATTATGATGGTGAAAGATCAAAAGAGAATGAATGACCCCTCCCTAATCCTCAAATCATGAACCTAAATGAGGCTACATATCATTAGAAATCATTTTCCTGCAAATCTGTCTACAGATTATGTAAAAGAAAAGTTGAGAATGAACACAAATTTCTCTTTGCCAGAACAGGGGAGGAGGGGGAGAGTGTGAATGAAACTCACAAAAAAACACTGAGATTTGTTGTAGAAAATCTCTTTGCCAGAACGGTTCATGTAAAAGGCACATCTTGACCAAAACAATATGGAGAAACTTTCATAAGTGAGGGTAGAGTAACCGTACTAGTATATCTCCTTAAGGATCCATTTTCATTTACTGGCCTTCTTTCTTGACCCAAAGAAAGAATCTCTTGCATCCTTTCAGGCCAGTCTGAATTCAATCTACGAGCAAAATCTTCCACCTCCCTGGGTcagaaaatatattaagatggacaacaagaacaaataaaataaatgtacaaaTAGAACCACGACAAAAGATGCAATTATTTTTCTAACTGGCTATTATTTGAACAAGTTCCTTTCcacaaaatgaaatgaaaatggatGCTGAGGGAAAATGAATCCCCTGATGGGGCATGGGTCCTGAAGCATGCTTCTATTCCACATATATGGATATGGGGAATGCAAAAATGAGAACGACTACGTGTATCAACTTCTCCCCCACAGAAAACACGTCAAATCAGTTaggaacaaaaatagaaatatacaACGGTAGCCCTATTACACCCTTGTTAGTTGTTAGCTTCACGTACTCACTGTCACAATCAGAGTGCCACAAGTTAAAAAAGGAATGCTAATATATTCCATAGCCAGAAAACTTGTTCGGCTCACCTATCAATTTTCTCCCTTAGAGCAGGGTCAATCTCATCATCTATATCACCGTCATCAAACTCAACCTTATGTGGAAAAGTGTCATCTTCCACGTCTGGTAATGTTGATGTCTCACCAGGATGGGGCTGCAACTTGTCAACTCCAGTACCATTGCATACAAAATTAAGACCATTTGAATCCTACAACATGGGAAGAAAAAGATCAGTAACTTAGCAGTTCTAGGGAATGTTTTCAAGTTTCAATGATCGGTTGAGGAAAAATGAAGATACAGCCACGAGATGGTTCAGACCTTCCCATGACTTTCAATAGATTCATCTACTGAAGCATTTTTCTGTTGCTCCTTTCTTCTCCGGTTCTTCTTTTTACTCTTGGAAGTTTTAAGCACCTTAGAATCTGTGAAACACAATTTCCTTACCTCTAATGAGGCcttcaaaaggaaataaattaggGGGAAAAGACTAAGAAGCTACACTTCAGAGCCcattttcttcaaaagaatCTCTAATACTCCAATGTGCAGTAAGAAGTGGAAGCATGAAATCCAGGAAAAAACACAAGCAATAATTAAGatgcatgtatgtatgcatcGAAAATTCTAAATTCTCCAGTACTGTGGTTcattaaaataactaaaaatctatttacaagtcTGTTTATGACATCACTGATGTAGAAGTCTGCCACATCAGctagcataaaaaaatattggtgttttatgaatttttttataaatataacagcTCTACACACCAACTTGTCAGTAGCAAAACTTTataactaaattaaaaatatcaaccaacacagaaaaaaaaaaagaacatataaaaataaaaaatcgccGAGttattaaaactattttttgggCTGATATAAAAACCTATATTTAATAATAAGTCAGCCCAGTGATAGATCCCCACCAGAGGCTAAAATCTCTATTTATTTGATGGGGGCCCACAACCAGATGTTGAGTGCATCTAAGCATTTCAAGGTCACTCCACTAGATTGCTTACATTTCTGTAttaacatcaacaaaatattttcttatatgatTTTTGGAGGGGCTATAGCATAAGCTAATCAAGTCTGATGTTCCTAGGTAAAGGACATCAGAAGAAACAAGTTTCCAACCCCAGTTCATTGCACTGTTTGCTCTCTATTGCACCTCTCTAACAAAAACCCTTATCAACTCAGATATCCAAACTGAGCAATACAACTTATACACAGATTTAACACAActagcttttaaaaaaaaaaaaatcactttaattcAAACAAACCATCTGACAATCAACAGTTCATGTTTCCAAAGAACGAGGCCTAACATGTCCCCCACTCATTTAAGCCTGTGTGTATGTTCTGATTTTTCTCCTGCTCCCAAAGGAGAAGTATAGTATGCATTGCAGTCTATGAGGTGGTTTTGTTAatatagcctttttttttttaagtaataaagacgaggggtgcaacacgaggacttcccatgAGGCCATTATGTTAATATAGCCTTCGCACATTCACGTGCCAAAAGTGATGCCAGTTAATATTCATACAATGTCGAGAAGTCCAGTTTAGGGCCAGTCAACAAAATTCCACATATATTGTTAAAAGGTGATAAAATAAACCCATGAACTATCATACAACATACAGTAGACAAACATACATGTATACCTCCATTTCCTCCATTGATAAATGACAGAAGATCTTCAACTGAACGGTCATCAACACGCTCTTCCTCAGTCTCAACATTCTGAAACATATGGCAGGTCCAATTGTCATCAACCTCCTATACAGTTTTGTGTATTTAGTGGCGCATGAACACATTTGCTGGATAATGGGTTTGCATTAGAATCACCTTtaaatgttctctctctttaAGTTCTTTCCTCTTTCTTGCATACAATCTATTCAATAGTCGAATACGTGGATCGTCAGTAGAGTTTTTTAGGGGCTCCAGTTTCTCTTCCTGGATAATGGGCTTGCATTAGAATCAACGGAGGAGATGAAAAGGGAATTACTAAGCATAAACAGATCTTGGAAGCAACAAGCACCTCTGTAAGATCATCGGGCAAATGAAATATCTCACGAATCTCCTCGGGGGTTTTCCCTTCTATTATTCGTGCAAGTGCACGACTTGTAAGATCAACCAAAGGCTTTAACTGGAGGCCGTCCGCAGCAGATGTCAACTCACAGAGCCTCTTTGTGTCCATCCTAATGAACTTTTCGTCAAAAGACTTGCGTTCCTATGCAAGAGAACAGCCTGAAGTCAAACTCAGCTTTTGCCATTCATGGTTAGCCATTCCAAAATTGTATCATCAAATCTGAATAAATTATTGACGAAGAAACAGCTAAAGAACTGATCCAAATTTCTCAGGTTGCACTTTTTCCAATTGGAAAGTTACACATACACCAAACAAATCTTGAACCCGCAACCTCAGTCTCTACCCTGTTCCTATGGGAGGAGGAAGTACAATTTGTGCTACAACTCATACACTCTCAGGTTTATAATATGCCTAGACTCAAGAGCAAGGAAAGAAGATCATCCCGACAAAAGGAAAGCGAAAGTCAGAATTATGTAAAACCTTGTTAGAGCGACCAGTTACTTGATGAAACCTGCAGTAATCCAGAATTAAGCTCAACATACAAGGATTAACTCGCTGTGGGAGCGATATTGCATAAGTCTTGGATGATCCCATGCCTTTTTGAATGATTTCATGACATATCATAGGGCAAAACATGGCAACCTCTTGCTCCACTTGTTGGATTGAACCATCAGCAGTCTGAAGCCATATATAGGACTTTATCATCTGCAAATGCATTTTGGTACCAAACAGCTTCAGGATCattattaaaactaaaagacaCAATTACAAACTGAGGCTGAAAAAAGAACAAAGTAactgcaagcattaagaactgCCAGAAAAAGGGGCTCAACCTTGAACAtaactttttttgataagtaacaacCTTGAACATAACTAATTATCTTTTTTACTCATTTACATGTATATCAAGCTGCGTCAGGATTTGAACTTTGTATAATGCATATATAACAATCACAGAGCATCTTTCCTTACTGTTTACATCAGTTCAGAACTGTTCATCCATCTTCCTGCATCCctatagaagaaataatatgaCATCTGTTCTCTTCCACATGACCAGTGACCACTAATGTTTAAAGCACCGAATTTGAGGCAAAGTCTGGAGGTGGTTGCACAAAGTTCCAAGTTCAGATCTCCCATCCATGGGCTTTGTTAAGATCGTAAAAAGGTGTTGTGTTAAGTAAAGTTTAGCCTTTATCAACATCATATAAAGGTGGTGTAGCATTGGGTAAAGTTTTTGCTCATAGGAAAAGCATCATCATCCTAATCATACAATAACTGACTTCTCTAAAGGGCAAAAGCCATCAACCCTGTCTTCAACTCTACCCAGTCCCagcaaaaaatagaaagatTCAACTCCCTCAATCTACGTACAAATACGTATCAATGCACACGCATGCATGTGTGTAGGAGTGCACATTTTCACACTTGCAACACAACGAGCTTTGATCTCTTAAGATTCACTAGTTGAAAACTGACCTACACAATAGCAAATGAAGCAAGAATAAAAGTATCATACCTCAGGCTTAATAACTGCCATATCAAATTCTGACatttttccaattatttttaaacaccAAGAACGGTGAATATATAAAGCTCCTCTCCAATAGAAGTATAATCCCTTTTTCAAAGACTGAAAAGCTCCTGAAGGCCAAATGACAACCCTCCTTTCCTAAGCAATCCAGCTTTctaatataaaaagattatgcaAATTGATAGCCATAATACATCAACTCCATCAACAATATTACCAGCACCAATCCCGATAAGTGTTATTAGAATTCAAAGTTGAACTGCAAAAAGCAGGAATGAACATTTGCTTCACGGACAAACCACAAAGAATTAATTGGGCCCAGCGTTCTGCAAAtttactggaaaaaaaaaatcagaagtttgagaagaaaaaaaatataacaatgagaaaattaaaaaaaaaaaaaaccaatataatCAATTGTAGATTCGTGTTCTCATATTCCTAACAAAATGCAGTGCATACATATATTTTTGACAGTGCATTTGtatattttcatttactttGGATTTGAAGTGGAATGAATAGCTATCTCTCCTAATTTGCAATTGAAACAATAAAAGTATAACAATTAGTTTAAGCCAATTCTACTATGCGTAGAAGTACAAAATTAACAATCCAAGAATTAAATTCCTATTCTCAAAGATCTAAACCTCATAACAGGCCAACGGCCTTTGACCTAATGGTACCCACACTCATCCCCAAAATGAGATAGCGAGGCACATAGGTCGGGCAACTGGTGACCCATACACAGCCCACTTGCAGAACCTGCCCTGTCGCAGAGGTAATGAGCAGGCATGCCTGTAGTCCAGGCGGGTGCAGGTTTAAACATGCAAATATCCGTAAATAACCTCCCGACCCCTATGttctatgtgtatatatattataataaaaaaaaaatgtaaaaatatgttgtttAGCATAAGTTAGATGGTTGGTTTAGAAGGTTCCAGATTGTCAATTTATCATTGTTTAGCATAAGTTATATGGTCGGTTTAGAAGGTTCAAGATTGCTAATTTTCCATCATTCTCCTCCATTCAATCTTCTCACTTCTCAACTCCTCTCAGTCACAACTCTGTTCTATGGTTGTTTAGCATAAGTTATATGGTCGGTTTAGACGGTTCAAGATtgctaatttttcatcattattctCCATTCAATCTTCTCGCTTCTCAACTCCTCTCAGTTGCAACTCACTCACGTCACTTTGTTGCTTGCCACCAGCCCACAACCAACACTGCCGGTCTGCATGGTATTCGCcccaatctctctctccccaggttcagatctctctctctctctctctctctctctctctctctctctctctctctctctctattgctCTGTCTCTCTGACTTGTGATTTGTGGATTTTCGTTTTGATTTTTGGCTTATGATtgattgattttggtttttatttttgctctcttttgggtttatttttgtttactttcttATTCTCTGTGCCTTTCTTagggttaattattttttgatcagtaaaattAAGATTATGTTGAATATATAgaataggcatagtccaagtacacatgaagtatacaagacAAACACCTATAAGAAGTTAGGGgcttaaaaaagaaacaagaaaatcatgaaaacagtGCCACTGAAATCAATAATAGAAGCCAGTATGGTATTGAAAAAAGAATCTTTCTAAGTTCTTCCAGAGAATGTTCCCCATCTTCAAAACTCAAGTCATTCCTCTCCAACCAAATGCACCGCATAAGACATAAGGGAGCCATCTTCCAAATTGCAGCAATTTGGAAATTACCTCTTGGAGACCTCTCTAGCTAGTTTagagatccaccaccctcctaggcatcaccATGCAAGTCTGACCCAACTGAAAATCTCATCCCATATGGCCttggccacctcacaatgaagcaACAAATGGTCAACGGATTCACTATTCTTCTTACACAGCAccaatcaacaaaaataatctgCCACTTCCTTAGATTATCCATAGTTAGAATTTTCCCAGGAGAAGCCGACCAACCTTGAGAGGCACCTTACTCCTCCAGATACCCTTCCAAGGAAAATGGTTGAAATTCTTACCCATCATAGCCTTGTAAAGAAACCGAACAGAGAACTTACCATTCTCAGACTGGATCCAAACTCATCCTCTTATTAAAACACGTTTCAGCTCCTAAAGGCCAGCATCACCGCATCTCTAAAATTAACTCTGAACACCCTAGTCTCATGTTTTCTCTTTCCACACCTAGCGTCTCTCTAGAAATAAACTCCCAAGCACACACATATTGGAGAAAATGAAACTAAAAGCACTGCACAAAAAGCAGTATCAATAGGTAAGACACTTCAAccttcaactcaactcaactcaactcaacaaaAAAATCCTGATCAGTTTACATAGGTTATATACTCACATCCCTTGGGCCAAAAGTATTCTCTCACTTCCTCACCCAACATTTTCCCAGGTTATTACTCTCCATTACACTCTGTAAAACCATTTCAAGTAGTCCCAATTGGCACAATCATGAgttctcaactcattttcaatTCTAAGCCTGTCATTTCTTAATTTCCCACTCACCCAGATCAAAATCTGCACTTCATACCagttctttttatgattttaatgtTTAATAATACCTTTCATTcgtatcaagaaaaaaaataaaaaaaacaaaggtagGAAATTAGAATTTACATCGAACTTAGCCACATAGTCGCATACCTGCATTAGGCTCATTATAGCAAATATTTCAGTTCACTCATTTCCCATATAATTGAGTAATccacatttcaaaatttaaatttgtttttctcatcatttcccaacagttattaacttattaatcaaccaaacgTATCCTATTAGGAGAGCAAATATATTGGGAAAGCACTAGTTGTTAACCTCTTGGAGAATGATGTGGTTCAACCACTTTTCCTCCTTTTTATTagcaaccaaaaagaaaaatatagaatattgcTTGggtaaaaaagagaaaaaatagcttatgtaaaaataaaaaaacaacaacaaaaattatcaaaccaTCGTAAATTAGCTTTGGGTTATGTTGACCTAAATAGCAAAATCTTAAATACCGGCTTATGCAAATGAAGGCTCTACTTTCTCACATTTTTACCGCTGCAAAGATCCACCAGAAGGATGCACTATAACTTACATATGATATATAcgcatatttataaatagatatatataaataaatatatatattttcgcAATGCAAATTGCAGATAAGCATGTCCATGTATGTGAGATTGGCGTGTACCTTGTGagcagaggaagaagaaagtggaAGAAATATCAGAAATTTCGGAAACGAAAAGACGGAAGCTTCGTATTGCAGGGATATGGCGGTGGTCGGCAAATCCAAAATGGATAAATGagcgagagagaagagagacagagacagagagctGTATATGTGACTGAAATTATCGttgcaaaattttatattttatgttttttattcgTGTCTCCGATAAACGACGCCGCACGCTCGTGACACCAGTTGCGGGTTAACCTAAAGATAAATGGGAAAAGATACTCTGCCGCCTAGTTTCACCGCTCTAATTGACCGttggtcaaaattttatttatttatttactaattaagaaaataagtttaaatgtattagtatatatatatatatatttttttaaatatttaaaaatatattaaaaaatatgaaaagaaaaaaaaatcaccctAAACGGCACGCCCAGCAATAAATCGAGCATACTAGCCTTTTACCCAAGATAAATATGGGCCTTAAGAAATAttctaggaaaaaaaaacaaatatataggATTTTATAACAATTATCTGTTATTAACATATCAATCGAATGAGAAGATAATAAATAActactttcatatatatatatatatatatatatatatatatatataagatatttaaagatggaaaatgatagtatatcGTCTGAATTTGTGTATTATCTTTAATTTGACTGCTcgtctaatttaattttttttaatgattaagaaagtgactattaataaatttgtgtattttttttataaatatttatgatgtctaaaaaatatttcaaataaaaaagaaacaaatgaaaacACATTACTAGGCATGCCCAGCGGTACATAGACAACATAGCAACAACATCCTTTAAAGATATCcataaatttaattaagagccgttataaatattatgattgGACATAAACTGTGATAtatcatatgatatggataaggataggtggtgtatgagatcccacattgcttgggaataagaaattcttgctctttataaggttccaatgaagctctaattgtattattgactagtccttttggagtatagcgcatgtggtttaggccttccattggggcgttacaaatagtatcagagactatctcaaccagaaatgtgggacttgagccgtgccatctataatggacaggcccgacgaggacgtcgagaatttaaggggggtagattgtgataccccatatgatatggataaaggtATGTGATGTATGGGAtcgatcccacattgtttgggaatgagaagttcttgctctttataaggttccaatggagctctaattgtatcattgactagtccttttggagtataggacatatggtttgggccttccattggggcgttacataaacttctcacaatttctttctcaaacatcacttaaatataaaatacttttcaattttaaatttttaaatttttttttaattattatctaatcattacaattcttacaaatttaaaaagaaaaacacaaaattcaatacaactttttcaaacttcaaaaaataattatattaaaaatttatatttaaacaattttttaatttataatatttttctttaactatttctctcacattttctaaaactcaataaaacatcttagatACTCCATTTGTCCAAACAATTCCCTAACTCagattatttcactattatatatTCACATACCATTTTTCTAC
This window of the Juglans regia cultivar Chandler chromosome 12, Walnut 2.0, whole genome shotgun sequence genome carries:
- the LOC109002041 gene encoding SKP1-like protein 21 isoform X4 — encoded protein: MSEFDMAVIKPEMIKSYIWLQTADGSIQQVEQEVAMFCPMICHEIIQKGMGSSKTYAISLPQRVNPCMLSLILDYCRFHQVTGRSNKERKSFDEKFIRMDTKRLCELTSAADGLQLKPLVDLTSRALARIIEGKTPEEIREIFHLPDDLTEEEKLEPLKNSTDDPRIRLLNRLYARKRKELKEREHLKEVDDNWTCHMFQNVETEEERVDDRSVEDLLSFINGGNGDSKVLKTSKSKKKNRRRKEQQKNASVDESIESHGKDSNGLNFVCNGTGVDKLQPHPGETSTLPDVEDDTFPHKVEFDDGDIDDEIDPALREKIDREVEDFARRLNSDWPERMQEILSLGQERRPVNENGSLRRYTSTVTLPSLMKVSPYCFGQDVPFT
- the LOC109002041 gene encoding SKP1-like protein 21 isoform X2, producing MSEFDMAVIKPEMIKSYIWLQTADGSIQQVEQEVAMFCPMICHEIIQKGMGSSKTYAISLPQRVNPCMLSLILDYCRFHQVTGRSNKERKSFDEKFIRMDTKRLCELTSAADGLQLKPLVDLTSRALARIIEGKTPEEIREIFHLPDDLTEEEKLEPLKNSTDDPRIRLLNRLYARKRKELKEREHLKEVDDNWTCHMFQNVETEEERVDDRSVEDLLSFINGGNGEVRKLCFTDSKVLKTSKSKKKNRRRKEQQKNASVDESIESHGKDSNGLNFVCNGTGVDKLQPHPGETSTLPDVEDDTFPHKVEFDDGDIDDEIDPALREKIDREVEDFARRLNSDWPERMQEILSLGQERRPVNENGSLRRYTSTVTLPSLMKVSPYCFGQDVPFT
- the LOC109002041 gene encoding SKP1-like protein 21 isoform X7, producing MILKLFGTKMHLQMIKSYIWLQTADGSIQQVEQEVAMFCPMICHEIIQKGMGSSKTYAISLPQRVNPCMLSLILDYCRFHQVTGRSNKERKSFDEKFIRMDTKRLCELTSAADGLQLKPLVDLTSRALARIIEGKTPEEIREIFHLPDDLTEEEKLEPLKNSTDDPRIRLLNRLYARKRKELKEREHLKNVETEEERVDDRSVEDLLSFINGGNGDSKVLKTSKSKKKNRRRKEQQKNASVDESIESHGKDSNGLNFVCNGTGVDKLQPHPGETSTLPDVEDDTFPHKVEFDDGDIDDEIDPALREKIDREVEDFARRLNSDWPERMQEILSLGQERRPVNENGSLRRYTSTVTLPSLMKVSPYCFGQDVPFT